A stretch of the Candidatus Dependentiae bacterium genome encodes the following:
- a CDS encoding DDE-type integrase/transposase/recombinase, producing MRLTMADRKSLAKVFIEKYRYASKREKIVILNEFIEYTKHNRSYASRVLRSSAPAMNNKIAGTKRKHAPRYDDDVKAVLKKIWETSDYLCGKRLVSIIPEMVRKFGEFDEMDISDPIKEKLLKISAATVDRLLSPSRKTLGRHGTSMTKSTRYLIDRIPVKTFGEWKETPAGFTQVDLVAHNGGNVYGGFLYTLNTTDVSTSWTVCTLVQDKTMPEMLKALSAMKEAFPYPIRGIHSDNGSEFINDSVLGFARENTIVFTRGRPYKKNDNPHIEQKNNSILRRNTGYLRYDKPEHAEVLDELYTYLNLYVNYFQPTMILVEKHRIGAKAIRKYDKPKTPYQRLLERMDVSDTVKRKVKKIYAGLNPASLKRIINHYQADLIHMAAPIRVPIAPVRIRRKKEMKHTLPVWRREMIATKPNPFLERQRIEELKRASNLVLDKRKIKSSK from the coding sequence ATGAGGCTAACAATGGCAGACAGAAAATCTCTGGCAAAGGTGTTTATTGAAAAATACCGGTATGCTTCCAAACGTGAGAAAATCGTAATACTCAATGAATTCATTGAATACACAAAGCACAATCGTAGCTATGCGAGCCGTGTTTTGAGAAGCTCTGCACCGGCCATGAATAATAAGATTGCTGGAACAAAAAGAAAACATGCACCTCGGTATGATGACGATGTAAAAGCAGTCCTGAAAAAGATATGGGAAACATCGGATTATCTCTGCGGCAAACGCCTGGTCTCCATCATACCGGAAATGGTGCGTAAATTCGGTGAATTCGATGAAATGGATATCAGCGATCCCATAAAAGAAAAATTACTAAAAATCAGCGCCGCAACCGTTGATCGTCTTTTATCACCCTCCAGAAAAACCTTGGGCAGACACGGCACTTCCATGACGAAAAGCACCAGGTACCTGATTGACCGCATTCCGGTAAAAACATTCGGCGAATGGAAAGAAACACCGGCCGGTTTCACCCAAGTGGACCTGGTGGCGCATAATGGCGGAAATGTCTACGGCGGCTTTTTATATACCCTCAACACAACGGATGTGAGCACCTCCTGGACCGTGTGCACCCTTGTGCAGGACAAGACCATGCCGGAGATGCTCAAAGCCCTGTCTGCGATGAAGGAAGCCTTCCCGTACCCGATACGGGGCATCCACTCCGACAATGGCTCGGAATTTATCAATGATTCGGTACTGGGGTTTGCCCGGGAAAACACTATCGTGTTCACCAGGGGCCGCCCCTACAAGAAGAATGACAATCCCCATATCGAACAAAAAAACAACAGCATCCTGAGAAGAAATACCGGGTATTTACGCTACGATAAACCTGAACACGCGGAGGTCCTGGATGAGCTCTACACGTATCTCAATCTCTATGTGAATTATTTCCAACCAACCATGATACTCGTCGAGAAGCACCGCATCGGGGCAAAAGCGATCAGGAAGTATGATAAGCCGAAGACGCCCTACCAGCGGCTGCTTGAGCGCATGGATGTTTCGGATACCGTCAAACGCAAAGTTAAAAAAATCTATGCGGGACTCAACCCGGCATCATTGAAACGGATCATCAACCATTACCAGGCGGATCTCATTCACATGGCTGCGCCAATCAGGGTCCCTATTGCCCCGGTCAGGATCAGAAGAAAAAAAGAAATGAAACACACCCTGCCTGTCTGGCGCCGGGAAATGATCGCGACAAAGCCGAATCCATTCCTTGAACGGCAGCGTATCGAGGAACTTAAAAGAGCGTCTAATCTGGTGCTGGACAAACGAAAGATAAAATCGTCGAAATAA